In Leptospira ellinghausenii, the following proteins share a genomic window:
- a CDS encoding anthranilate synthase component II encodes MFLLIDNYDSFTYILFQYLNKIAPTTVMRNDENLPLDTLQKYQAVVLSPGPGLPKTSGKLMSHFVTLYPKVPILGICLGHQTIAETFGAKLEQTKEIYHGRPSPIEHTGEGIFKNIPNHFLANRYHSWAVSKLNFPNELEVTAESKDGVIMGIRHRKWKKVFGVQFHPESILTEYGETVLRNFYEEVHS; translated from the coding sequence ATGTTTTTACTCATCGATAACTACGACTCCTTCACTTATATATTATTCCAATACTTAAACAAAATCGCACCAACAACTGTAATGCGAAATGACGAAAATTTACCTTTGGATACCCTGCAAAAATACCAAGCTGTTGTCCTTTCACCTGGACCTGGTTTACCAAAAACTTCTGGGAAACTCATGTCACATTTTGTTACTTTGTATCCGAAAGTTCCGATTCTTGGAATTTGTCTCGGCCACCAAACGATTGCGGAAACCTTTGGGGCAAAATTAGAACAAACCAAAGAAATTTACCATGGACGACCTTCTCCGATTGAACACACTGGAGAGGGTATTTTTAAAAACATCCCAAACCATTTTTTGGCTAACCGTTACCATTCTTGGGCGGTTTCAAAACTGAATTTTCCAAACGAATTGGAAGTGACAGCAGAATCGAAAGATGGTGTGATCATGGGAATTCGTCACAGAAAATGGAAAAAGGTCTTCGGGGTTCAGTTCCATCCTGAATCCATCCTCACTGAATATGGGGAAACCGTTCTTCGTAACTTCTATGAGGAAGTTCATTCATGA